A stretch of the Neofelis nebulosa isolate mNeoNeb1 chromosome 1, mNeoNeb1.pri, whole genome shotgun sequence genome encodes the following:
- the F2R gene encoding proteinase-activated receptor 1 isoform X1, with product MGPRRLLLVAAGLSLCGPLLSARTLGGKSESKAPNITVDLRSFFFKNTNDRFEPFPLEDNEEKNGSGFPEDSLSSINRSHPLQIPSSLPFSKDASGYLTSAWLTLFIPSVYTGVFVVSLPLNVMAILVFILKMKIKKPAVVYMLHLATADVLFVSVLPFKISYYFSGTDWKFGSEMCRFVTAAFYCNMYASIMLMTVISIDRFLAVVYPIQSLSWRTLGRASFTCLAIWAMAIAGVVPLLLKEQTTQMPGLNITTCHDVLNKTLLEDYYAFYFSAFSAVFFFVPLIISTICYVSIIRCLSSTAVANRSKKSRALFLSLAVFCIFIICFGPTNVLLIVHYSFLSQDSMAEATYFAYLLCVCVSSISCCIDPLIYYYASSECQRYLYSILCCKESSDPSSYNSSGQLMASKMDTCSSNLSNSIYKKLLT from the coding sequence agtcaaaAGCACCCAATATTACCGTGGACCTCCggtcattttttttcaagaacacCAACGACAGATTTGAACCATTCCCACTGGAAGACAATGAGGAGAAAAACGGAAGTGGGTTCCCTGAAGACAGTTTAAGCTCCATCAACAGAAGCCATCCTCTTCAAATACcgtcctctctgcccttctcgaAAGATGCCTCAGGATATCTGACCAGTGCCTGGCTGACGCTTTTTATCCCCTCCGTCTACACTGGTGTATTCGTCGTAAGCCTTCCTCTGAATGTCATGGCCATCCTCGTGTTCATCCTGAAGATGAAGATCAAGAAGCCTGCTGTGGTGTACATGTTACATCTGGCCACAGCAGACGTGCTGTTTGTGTCAGTACTCCCGTTCAAGATCAGCTACTACTTCTCCGGCACTGATTGGAAATTTGGGTCCGAGATGTGTCGCTTCGTCACCGCAGCGTTTTACTGTAACATGTACGCCTCCATCATGCTCATGACAGTCATTAGCATTGACCGGTTTTTGGCTGTGGTGTACCCCATCCAGTCCCTCTCCTGGCGCACTCTGGGAAGGGCCTCCTTCACTTGTTTGGCCATTTGGGCTATGGCCATCGCCGGGGTGGTGCCTCTCCTCCTCAAGGAGCAAACCACCCAGATGCCGGGGCTCAACATAACCACCTGCCATGACGTGCTCAATAAAACCCTGCTCGAAGACTATTATGCCTTTTACTTCTCAGCCTTTTCTGCTGTCTTCTTCTTTGTACCGCTAATCATTTCCACAATCTGTTACGTGTCTATCATTCGATGTCTTAGCTCCACCGCCGTTGCCAACCGGAGCAAGAAGTCCCGGGCTTTGTTCTTGTCGCTTGCTGTTTTCTGCATCTTCATCATTTgctttggacccacaaatgtcCTCCTGATTGTGCATTACTCATTCCTTTCTCAAGATTCCATGGCAGAAGCCACCTACTTTGCCTAcctcctgtgtgtctgtgttagCAGTATAAGCTGTTGCATTGATCCCTTGATTTACTATTATGCTTCCTCTGAGTGCCAGAGGTACCTCTACAGTATCCTATGCTGCAAAGAAAGTTCTGATCCCAGCAGCTATAACAGCAGTGGTCAGTTGATGGCAAGTAAAATGGATACTTGCTCTAGTAACCTCAGTAATAGCATATACAAAAAGCTCTTAACTTAG
- the F2R gene encoding proteinase-activated receptor 1 isoform X4: MAILVFILKMKIKKPAVVYMLHLATADVLFVSVLPFKISYYFSGTDWKFGSEMCRFVTAAFYCNMYASIMLMTVISIDRFLAVVYPIQSLSWRTLGRASFTCLAIWAMAIAGVVPLLLKEQTTQMPGLNITTCHDVLNKTLLEDYYAFYFSAFSAVFFFVPLIISTICYVSIIRCLSSTAVANRSKKSRALFLSLAVFCIFIICFGPTNVLLIVHYSFLSQDSMAEATYFAYLLCVCVSSISCCIDPLIYYYASSECQRYLYSILCCKESSDPSSYNSSGQLMASKMDTCSSNLSNSIYKKLLT, encoded by the coding sequence ATGGCCATCCTCGTGTTCATCCTGAAGATGAAGATCAAGAAGCCTGCTGTGGTGTACATGTTACATCTGGCCACAGCAGACGTGCTGTTTGTGTCAGTACTCCCGTTCAAGATCAGCTACTACTTCTCCGGCACTGATTGGAAATTTGGGTCCGAGATGTGTCGCTTCGTCACCGCAGCGTTTTACTGTAACATGTACGCCTCCATCATGCTCATGACAGTCATTAGCATTGACCGGTTTTTGGCTGTGGTGTACCCCATCCAGTCCCTCTCCTGGCGCACTCTGGGAAGGGCCTCCTTCACTTGTTTGGCCATTTGGGCTATGGCCATCGCCGGGGTGGTGCCTCTCCTCCTCAAGGAGCAAACCACCCAGATGCCGGGGCTCAACATAACCACCTGCCATGACGTGCTCAATAAAACCCTGCTCGAAGACTATTATGCCTTTTACTTCTCAGCCTTTTCTGCTGTCTTCTTCTTTGTACCGCTAATCATTTCCACAATCTGTTACGTGTCTATCATTCGATGTCTTAGCTCCACCGCCGTTGCCAACCGGAGCAAGAAGTCCCGGGCTTTGTTCTTGTCGCTTGCTGTTTTCTGCATCTTCATCATTTgctttggacccacaaatgtcCTCCTGATTGTGCATTACTCATTCCTTTCTCAAGATTCCATGGCAGAAGCCACCTACTTTGCCTAcctcctgtgtgtctgtgttagCAGTATAAGCTGTTGCATTGATCCCTTGATTTACTATTATGCTTCCTCTGAGTGCCAGAGGTACCTCTACAGTATCCTATGCTGCAAAGAAAGTTCTGATCCCAGCAGCTATAACAGCAGTGGTCAGTTGATGGCAAGTAAAATGGATACTTGCTCTAGTAACCTCAGTAATAGCATATACAAAAAGCTCTTAACTTAG